The window GAATCAAAAatgttcaggaaaataaaaagaaataatacaacaaTAAGAAATAATGCAGTATGAAAACTATTGACATAgtgtttacattgtattaggtattgtaagtactctagaggtgatttaaagtatatgggaggattgcgtaggttatatgcaaatactatgctgttttatataagggacttgagcatcttcAGATTTTGGTGTCCACGAGattcctggaaccaattccccaagGATACTGAGGGATGATTGTACTGTTCAGTGCTTAACAACTGGGTTTCTAGGGAGAAAAATCCCTATCTAGTTGCATTTGCTAATTTCCATGGTGTGAATACTTCCACCATGGCTAATTTCAAGCAATCACCATGACGTCACTCAATGTGGAGCTGGAAGATGCAGTGCAGCATATTATTATATCGTATGTTCATCATACAGATGTGATAGATGTAAATAACTCCCGGAGCATAGAGGATAAGAAGAGTAGTGAAATAATTAGGAAGTGATCAGTTTTAAGTACTTTCAACTTttgctttaaatataatttatttaattgtaaatgTATATCATTTTAAATACTGACTGTACTTAAATAACAATCAGCTTACAAAATTCCTGAAAGATTAACAACCAGAATACAAGCCAACTCTAGTACTCCACTAGGTCTTGGGCTGAAAAAAGAGGGCGAAAAAGGAGAGCTGAAAGGCCATATCGAGTATGAAAGCACTAAAAGGCCTCTATGCCATTCACACTTTATGACTCGGTCCTTCTGAGCCTTGGGTCCATATGTTCATAGAAATGACATGGTTGCTGTTGGTCAGAAGCCATATGTGCCCAGTCCcaggcccagctctgccatttgctagctgggtgaccttaagcaagttggCTAAATTCTCTTAGCTTACGTTTCCCACCCGTAACATGAGTACATAAAGAGCACCTGCTTGCTAAGGTTGTTATGGGGATTACACGAGCTACTATATTCAAAGTACGTAGCCTACTGGATCATATAGAAAAGCCTCAATAAGTGGTAGCCATGAGTACTATTATGATTACTATGCTGATCTATTCCTAAAATGTCCAGAGTAGCCACAGCTAGTGATGGGGTACACCAGGTACAGATTCATGCAGATACTGATTGTTAAAGACAATCTTCATGTGGCCTGACCTCCATTTCGGCATCAACCATGTATGTAGGTTCAGCCTCAAGGGGAGGAATGCTCCTCTCTCCACACCTCCTCAAAAAACCTCTGGCAGATGCCTGAAGTTCAGATACTGGTAACTGTTAAGTGCTGCTGTCTCTCTAGGCCTTCTTTTAAAAGGCAATTACTCCTTAGAGAGTGAGTCATTAACTCTAGCACCTTGGTGTGAATGAGGCAACCAGATCCCAGGGTCCTGGGCAGGGACTCCTGGGACTCTAAGATGAGAAACCTGGGTGTGGGCAAAGGGATTCAGAAAGGGCTTGGCACACTGAAGCCTCCATATGCAGCCCACCCACTTCCTGGGCCCCCTGCTTCCAGGTGgactagtgctttttttttttctaaagagatagggtctcactctattgcccaggctggagttacaagtggtgcagtcacagctcagtgtgtcctcaacctcctgggctcaagccatccccctgccttggcctccagagtagttaagactacaggcttgtgtcaccatgcccagctgatttttttattttttgtagaaatgaagacttgctatattgcccaggctggtctcaaactcctgagctcaaacaatcctcctgccttggcctcccaaagtactgggattatggatgtgagccaccatgcctggcctagttcTTAAAGCAGAGATGCTTCTAAAAGCAAATCCACTCCAGTctttctctccctgctccctcaaCCATCCCAGGACCAAGACTCAGTTGATTCTCAGGTCCTCAGTCCACTGGTGAGCTGGCAAGATTGCTGAGCATTTCGGGTCAGTCTTGAAGTAAGCTTTAAGAACACCAAGTTTGCAGTCAGTTGATCTGGGTTTTGGTTGTGGTCTAACCACTTGATGTGTGAGCTTGAAAAGATCACTTCATGTCTTAGAACCTCTATTCTGTTACTATATTGAGGATGCTAATGAGGGTTAACCCGAGACTCAGATGAAAGAGCCGTTCAGGAACTATGAAGCTCAAATACAAACTGCTGTTACCATTTTCTATTCCCGATTCTTGGTTGCTAGTTTGCTCCTTCTTCTCCAATTCTTCACATATGGACATGGAAAGGCCTTTGGGGGAGCACCGTAGCTGGAAGAGAATAATACATTTCCCATGCTTTGTCCTAAAGGTTTCTAGGAACCAACATAAAAGTTCCCATCTGGGATCACTTATTCATAATACAGTTTTGTGTGCAGTGAAAATAACCTGAAGTCATTCCCAGTGTGGCTCAGGTAACTTGGCACAACCAGAAGGCAAAGGTGATGTCTGCCGGAGCCCTAAGGCCCTGTGAATGTTAGTTATATGCTTAGTGAGGTTTTGTTTGTTGATCTGGAGCACCTGTGATGCTACACAAATGCTTTCAAAGTGGTTGAGTCTCAAAACCCAGGAGAGGACCAGTGGCTTCTAAAGGCATCAGACTTACAGCCAAGGGGGTCTTAGGTTCTGGGAAGGGGATTGGGGATGCAGTGAGAAGGAAGATAGCCAGTCTCTCCACGCGCAGACGGACCAGCCGCAGGTGTTCTTGAGCATCTGTGTGATTGGAGGGGAGTGGCTGGTGCCCTGGCAGGGCATCTGAGAGCTCAAAGAACGAGCAGGCCCCAATCCTTTCCTTGTGACTGCAGCATCTGACATGTGCCTCCATCTGTGGTGTTTTTTACCCCTCTCAGGGCTCTGAGGGAATGCAGTCTCGGCCCCAGGGGCCCAGCGATTACTGCATGACCAGAGCAGCCTCTGTTATTAAATCTCCTATTGACTGGCACCTCCCTTCTGGGGCGTGGGGTGTAAGTTGGCAGCAAAAGTGGCTGCCGTTAACCCAGTTGTTGGGGGAAGGGTGTTCTGTTTCAGGATCAATTATTTTTGGTGGAGAAAAGATTGTAGATGGCCAGCCAGGGCAATCTGCCTGAAACTTAAGAAGTCACTTGGAGGCCCGCCAGGACCcagctgaggggctgaggtgCAGGAACAGGGCATGGAGAGTAATGTCTGGTTGGCCAGAGCCCCATTGGGCGGTCATGAGGATGTGCTGGGGATGGGTGCCTGGCTTCTGCAGTGTCTGGAGAGCAGCCAGAGGGAGGGACAAATGCGATAAAAAGGAGCTAGAAGAGGTCCTACTGGGAAGGCTTAAAGGTGTCCAACTTAGAAAAGACAAAGTTGACTAAATATGCTGACTTTCTTCAAATACACGAGAGACTTCTACAAGAAGATGTTGATGACTTGTTCTGACAACCAAATAAGAGAAAGCAGCCTGCGCAGAGGCAATATGGATTTCCGACACTGTGTCATTCACACTGCGACAGGTGCTGAACACAGACTTGAGCCGTGGTCACATCTATGTGCTGAATGGGACGGTAGGAGCATTTTAGAAagtgaggaaagggaagagagccTCTCAGGTTTGTAAGTGATGGCCAGCCTGCCAGGTCAGAGATCCTGGGTGCCGCCCTCTGAGTTCTTTGCATTTGAGGCTGAGTCCTGGTTCTGCTTTTTGCATGATATGAAAGAACTGCACCCTAGGGAGGAACTGATGGATTTTATAACGTGATAATAAAACCCTCTGAGGAGGGAGGGCCCTCTCAGAGATGGGagattaattttatattctctttttcctgttacttttcctccccaccccctcttgCCTATTCTTTTCTACTACTTGCTCAACAGAGGGCAAAGGGGTTTTTAAGAAAGCACCAAAAATCTGAGGACTTTGATTCCAGAGCAGGAGAAGATGGCACAGCCTGGGAACAAGGTGACAAGAGCCCGTCACAGGAAGGTGGGCCTCTGACCACTCTTCGGAACCCCAGCATCAACCTGAGCACTCAGCACACAATGACACCTCTAACCCAGTCTCCAGCCCTGCGGTGGAGACACGATCTCCTCATGCCCAGGTAGCTCAGCTTTGACCTTGAGATTCCTGGGAAGGTGTCAGAGTCATGTCTGGTTGGTCTGAAATGTGATCCATCTCTGAGCTGGGCCCATTCCCCAACCTGCTGAATGCACAGGTTCAGATTTAGCTTGCTCTGAAATAGactgaaaagagaaacaagaaatgattCTCACACTAAGCCTCCTTTCAACCCCAACAGTCTGCTTGATGGTGTTTTGATCCTTTTGAATGCAGCGGAGAAAGGAATTGGAGGTGACAGGAAAAAACTATTCTGATTAAATCTTACAAACGTTCCATAAAACAACACCAACAAGACAGGACAAACGTCACACCAAGATCTTAAATTACAGGATGTTTACATAATATAATGCCCATAGCAGACAAAAACTAAATCCCACAAAGTACctgagacaaaataaaataaaataaaataaaataaaaataaaataaaataaaaatagaaaagaaaggaaggagaagaataagAAGGAGTCTGGAGTCCTGGCATTGGGAGGTCCGAGTGTTTCCTAGGCAGGCTGTGTGGGGAGCATCCGTGGCTCCTGGCCTCACATTTCAGCTTCTGAGGGTCGGACCTCTGTCGCGGTGATGGCAATCCCAATGGCAAGGCTGCCATTGTCAGAGAAGAGCTGTGCCAGCGAGGTGTTGAGGACGAGGCAGTCCCCGTCCGTAATCACTGAGTCCACGCACTCAAGGACAGACCGGGGGGTGGCCTCCCACTTGAGGCGCCGATGGTTTCTGTTGAGCTCCAGGCGATAGGTGAAGCAGTCGGCCTGGGTGGGGGTTCCAATCAGCATCATGGTGGCAAAGAACTGGGGGTGACCTTCATGCCTCTCCTGTTTCCTCAGCACTAACAGAAAGtggtggccgaggcaggagtgCATGATTATCCAATCAGCCGGCGCGGGGAGGTGCATGTCCGTGGCCAGGAagacgatctcagctccctggaGGATGTCAACACTATGGATCTGCCGCAGGTGGGGCACCACCACCTCCAGGTGGCCTTCCCACTGGCAGGAGAACAAGGGACACATGCACAGGCAGGGCGTCACCGGGGCGGCGTGCAGCCCCACCTCCTGGTGGTGAAGGTGGTGggggtgggcgtggtggcggaggtggtggtggtggcggtggtggcagtggtggtgggagAGATGGTGAGGGTGGAAGCTACCTTGCTCTGGAACGTTCTGAGTGACGGCGCGCCGACTGGACACATACTGTAAGGAAAGAGAAGAACGTCAGTGCGGGGGTGAGGCCCATTTCTCCCTGGCCGCCACTCCCCTGATGTTCAAAGTGTTAAAAGCAGATCCTCCAGTGCAGGCTGAGAAAGATTCAgttcttaaacaaacaaacaaacaaaaaaaaaacaaaggcagagTGGGCACCTTGGGGTTGGGGGGTGTTGAGATTCTGAAAACTCAGTccaagaaaatgcagtatttatGCCTTTCTGGTTCTTTAATAAGATACACAAGCAAATGGGCAATTTCCTCCTCAAGTAACATGCGGTAGGATGGTCATCAATCATAAAGAACaaagacagcttttttttttttttccttttttgatattGTTGATATTTTTGTGCAGGCAATGGAggtcaatatatttttttctattttgtcataGTTATTAATTTTAGAACAAAATTTACATAATGCCCATTTGTCCTTCTAGCGTAGCCAGGGATTGATCTGTCTTGGGCGCCCTTCTCCTGCGTCCTGAGGCATCTGGTGGGATGCAGAGCTGACTGTGTGCAATGGGACTGCCGTCCCTAAGGAGAGAGTCCCCGCTGTGACTCCTGAGACTGCCGCACCAGGCACACATCTACCCTATTTCCAGCTCTCTGCCCCGGAGCAGCTTCCCAGAGCCTCATCACCAGGCAGCCTCCACCTGGAGAATCCCCCCACCTTCTGTTCCTCATGGCGGTGTGCCCACAAGTGCCCCCCAAAACACCAAGAGCTGTGAGGACACCTTCTGATCAGGTGTctgtgaacatttattgagcatctgctgtggCCAGGCCCTTGCAGAGATATAGCTATGAGCACAATAGATACTGTGTCTCTTGGTGTGGGTGGCACAGACATTATCACACTTATAATTAATTACAGTTTTGACAGAGGTCCTCCATGTGACATGAAGACCGTGATTCGTATTTTTCAGTTGAAGAAACCGGCTTCAGTAATAAGGTGACAGAGCCTGCAAAACTGGTAAGTGAAAGACTGGGATTCATTTTCACGCCCCCTGACTCTGAGCACAGGAGCACACCCCCATCCAGTGAGGCCTGCCTTCAGCTCCCTCCTCCGTTTCCCGAGTCCTTCTTTTCTGTAATTAACCTGCATGATCTAGGTCGCACAGGGGAGGTGGCAGCTCTGCAGTGTGCTCCAGGCACGAGTCGCTCACCTTGCAGCTGTTTCCTAGGCTGTCCTCAGCTCTCCAAATGCTTTCTGGACTTCAGATGCCTTTGGGCATTTGCTtcctcaccctgcttcagttcATTCCCGAAGAACAGAGGACCGGGGTGAAGGTTCCCAGCCACTGCTGCCGCCAGAGTTTCTGTCTCCGCTGACTCCCTGTGGCTCATAGTGAGCCAGCTAGCTTCCTTTCTTTAGGGCATTTAggacacacatacacgtacataCATGCACAGTCATGCACgaaatacacatgcatgcatgcacacacatgctcaggacacatgtgcacacacacaccacacggtGCACCGGGATTGTCACCCTAGTGATGGAGGTGACCTGGAGGAGGCGGGGGCAAGATCAGCTGTCCTCTTCGGTTGTTAGTTCCATCTGCTGGCTTCTGCATTTTTCCCCCAGAAGTGTGTTCTACAGGGGCTCTTCCGGTAGCGCCTGTCCTGCCCTGGATGGGAGCTGCTGGGCAGTCTGCTGTCCTCCATCCTGCGACTCTACCTGGTTCCCCTTCCCCAAGGGGAACAGTGTGTCTTCAGCTATGAAGGAACAAGCTGTGTTCCAAAATCCTGCTAGCGATGAGTCTGGCTTAGCCCTCAGTGTTAAGTATGGGAAAGGAAACTAACTAGCATGTAGCATCTCTAAGTGTCAGCTGCTATGGAAaggaggtatttttaaaataattatttcatttactttttcacagatcaatttccttattaaaaaataaaaatctggctTTGTCCCCACCTGCCTGCTGGTGGCATGGACCATTTAGTGACTGGGTTGGGGGAGTTTCTCCCCTCTCCTGGGATCATGCAGGAAGTCCAGGACCCAGACCTCCCATCAGCCAGGATCAGGACCCTCCCATGGACCTTCCCACGGTCTGCAGGCCCAGTAGGCAGGCAACTTCTCCTGTACTCAAGAGGACCTGGTCTTGGGCTCTCATGAAAAACCCAGATGGTGTCCCTCTTCCAGTCTCCGAGAAGGCCCCTCTCTCCCAGTCTTTACAACAATCAAGAGAGAAACATTTTATGTGTGTCttacagatgaacaaacagagacacagaaagactgAGTCACTggcccaagtcacacagctcaTAAGGGCTGCAGCTTGGAATGGGGCCCAGATCAGTTAACGGTGACAGATCATAGACTGGGAAGATCACAGGCTGGAGGTCAAAAGACTAATCTGTTTCACTGTTTACGTGGCCAGCAGCCTTCAGTCAGTTCTCTTATTGGCAAAATATTTATCTCAAGGGCATGTTAGAAGATCAAATGAGAGCATTCCTGTAAAACAGCGTTACAACTTTATCAAGTGTTACCTCGAGAGGGCATTTCCATTTAGATGTGGTTTTGGGTGAAGACTTGACAGCCTTCCACTGCAGTCTGTGCCTGCCTGTCTCCATTCTGATCAACTCACTTTCACACATGAGCAGCAATCTGGGCTGAGCACAGGCCACCATAAAACCTGGAGAACCCGGTCTCACACTTGGCCTGGCACCGCCAGTCCCAGCCCTGACCTGTGAGGACAGATAGAATGTCCCGAAATCCCCATTTACAAATAACCTCTGGGCTTTCCCCTAATCTTTCCCATTTCTCCATATTCTTCCTCAGATCTATTTTCCATCTTCTCTGTCCTGACCTGGTCAGCTAATGTCAGAGATGGGAGGTCAAAGTAGTAGGGAGGGAGTGGGAAGAAATACCTGGAttttcctctctccccctgcCAGTGCCTTCCACTGGTGAAACCCAAGCAGAAACCTACCAGCAAAGGGAGTCCAGCAGGTGCAAAGGTTGGCTCCCTTTGAAAGTGGTACTGGGTCAGGCAGATGGGTGAAGATGGGTGAATGGAGATATTTGCACTTGCAATATCTTGCAGCATCTTATGTGATGCTGCTGGTTTGAACAGGCTGGGGCTCCTGGGCTGAGTTCTGATGGGGCTTATGGcagggggagagacagagatgtcTTATAATTCATTAAGCCATTCAGCATACACGTACGCACCACCCATCATGTGCAAGGGGCTGAGAATACTGAACAGAATAAGCTCCTTGTTCTTGCCTCACTAGCTCACTGTGATTGTGTGAAAGCAATGCAAAAATGCCGGGTACGCCAGGGGCTCTGAGAGCACCAAGTCGGGGAGGCAGCTGTTCTAGCCAGTGTGAGGTGACATTTAAACTAATTGAAGCGTGAAGGGTGAATTCTCTAGCAGAATAGGCAAAGGGCTCGCCGACAGGGAAAACAGCAGGTTTGAAGGAGCTGGGTATGAAAGAACATGGATGTTCAAGAAGTGACAAGAAGTCCCAAGTGGCTGATAGGGAATCCGGTGGAGATGGAGAGGAGATGTTGGGTCATCATACCCAGGCCTTGTAAGCCAAGCTGAGGCTCTGAGATGGCACCCAGTGCACGGTGGATATTAGCAGGGATATCCAAGAGACCCAGCTATGTGCATTAGGGAGCTCCTGTGGGTAGCACGATGCCCCCTACGCCCAGCAGCAGAGCCTGCTCTAAGCTGCTGCTCAGAATGGGGCCAGCAGCAAGACCCAACCCTTGTCTAACCAGCAGACCCCAGCAACAGTCATTCCCCTGGACTCTCCCAATGCTTCCTTATGGCTTCATCTTCcactagctttttgttttttaattgctgCCATGTTACAAAGCAGCCAAGGGTATAATCCAAAGAGTCTGAAGTGAATAACTATGCAAATAGAGTGGAACGTGATACACTTACTGAGACCCGTGTACTTGCTGTGCTCTGGGAAGGCGCTTAGAATAAACACAgccttaattttttgtttcttcctgctCCATCTTCTGATACAAAATATGTTTCATTTAAACGATCCTTGGGTGAGTGAGGTCACAGGGCTGCTGGCAGGGAGAAGGGATTCTTTTAATTGGCAAAATGCTAATTGTTTCAGAAAATGAATTCCAGTCTTCCCATCTAATACAGTGGATGTGTGAGTAATTACTTTCCTTCACTAAACTGTTAATGCAACATTAGTGATTACACTAATTAAAACTAATGAACTGTTACAGACTGATAAACCCCTCAGTCAGTCAGTGGATGCCTTTCTTCCATTGGCTGTGTTTAACTTCCCATTTGGAAGAGAGATCTTGAATTAACCTTTAGAATAATGCGCAAAATTGGGTTTAGCAATGTTAGGCTTTATAGGCTGGGGATAATACTTTCTGTATGCATTAGTGAGGCCATTTCCACTGAGGGTgtaattgaatttaaaaacacattcctTAATTTGATCAGCCACACTCCCATGGTTGGTAATGGCTCTCCAAATCCTGGCTTCTGAAGGCGAAAACTGCCTCTGGAATACCCCATGACCCtttctctggcctctgctccctgGGGTCAGCAAACTCACTTAGAGGATTGCTTTTCCTTTCCACTTGCTTCCAGAAACACTGCCATGCATTTTAGCTGAAAGAGACTTTTGCCCCCAATTCTATGTGGCAGGCACTTGCTTCGAGTTTGCTCATGCCCTTATTTGTGAATATTAATTAAGTGAAGTTTTTAGTCCTGGGTGAAGTGGGGAAGGCAGCAATGCTATCGATGCATTTCACACAAAGGGAGAATGAGCAGGTTGGGGTGGAGGGTAGGCATCAGGGTACTGAGGTAAAGTCCACGTCTGAGCCAAGTTGGGGAGTCAGGTCTGCTAGGAAGGGAGAAGAACTGACTGCTCCAGGACTGTGCCCTGCACGCACAACTCAGGAGGACTCTAGATGCTTCCAAACAGGTAAGAAATAAGTTAAGCCAAGAGAGAAAACAACAGTAAGACTTTTACCACATGGGACAGGAACATCTTAATTAGAAAATGTATCTTATACTCCTTCTCCTCCATACCAGATTCAGCTCTTGCTATGTAGATGGAGGAGATCTTCATGTGGACAGTATGAGCATCTCtgcaatttcctttaaaatactttAGTATAGAGAATGTGATAtaaatcttccttccttccttccttccttccttccctccttccctccttccttccctccttccctccttccttccttccctccctcccttctttctttctctctttccttccttccttccccttccttccttccccccttccccccttccccccttccttccttccttccttccttccttccttcctccctccctccctccctccctccctccctccctctttctttttctttctttctatattttgagaaagagtctcactctgtcacccaggctggaatgcagcgacgtgatctcgggtcactgtaacctccacctcctaggttcaagtgattctcctgccccagtttcctgagtagctggggttacaggtgcctgccaccatacctggctaatttttgtatttttagtagagatggggtttcaccatgttggccaggctgctctcgaagtcttgacttcaagtgatctgcctgtctcaacttcacaaagtgttgggattacaggcataagccaccacacccggcctaaatgtatgcatttttaaactATACTCTAGGGCCTGTCAATTCCTGAATCGGGAATTCAAACATCAAGGTAATCACCTAACATTGTATTGAAAAAGTCCATATCTGAGATAATGACTGCAATGGCCTCAATTAGTATCCATATTTCAGATTCACATCAGATGCTGCTAGTTAACACTTCCACAAATGTTTTGGTTGGTGAAATTAGTAGTTTGTTAATCAGCATAATAGATGCTAGAAATGGGCTCTAGTTGAGGAAATTGGTGGTTTTCGAGCTGTAAAGATTAGTTAAAATAGTGCAGAGAGATTTCTCACTTTATGAATGGGTCTTGAAAGCTGGTTCCCTAAATATCCTGTGTCCAGCTGCTGAGTCAGGACTTCTGGTGCTCTGATGCCACTTCTTAACTGTATTGGAATCTTGCCTCTGAAATACCACTGCACACAAATTTTCATTACTGGTGATCAAAATTATGTAACTTGAGTGTGGAGACATTGCTTAATACACACAGAAGCCTTGAGTCTTGACCTATCTATGCCATTGTTTAGCTGGAAAAGAGGCTAATAGGCTGTGGCTTTGAAAAGATGACAACTTTgtgaacaaaattatttaaaaccaaGACCTATGGGTCCATGCAGATGAAAAGGGTCCATACAGATGTCTTCATAGACACCGGTCCTATGATCTCAAAAGCCtcctgaccaagctggtcttcTTATAAACACATTTGCCAGTCACATGGGAAGGAATAAGTGGatgacactggaaaaaaaaaaatacatctctgAGATCCCAGGGCCCTTTAGTTTCCAGATCCTTAACCTTGGCTGGCAAGCATTAGCTGATTTATCCATGAATATTTTCCTGCTTGCTGAGTGCCTTCAGGACAGGGACTAATTGTTTGTGTGTCCTTACTGCTAGTACAGTGCCCGACATGCGATGTATGCTTGCCACATATTCATAGCACAGATCAATGCATTAGTAACAGCTTCCAATATGAAGATCACACTGGTTCTGTCCTTTATATTATTCAGGTGTGCCAGCCACTGTCCCACCTGGCATTGTCTGAGACAATCAGGTGCCGTAAGACAGGAATGCTGCCTCCCTACCTGACTTGTGAAGTAGTTAAGTAGCAGTTAAGATCTGTCCACACAACTCACTACTTATTTCAACTTGCATTGAAAATCACTAGTtgtggccaggcgcagaggctcatgtctgtagtcccagcactttgggaggctgagatgggtggatcacttgagcccaggaatttgagatcagcctgagcaacatgacctcgtctctacaaaaaatacaaacattagccaggcagctgtggtcccagctactcagagactgaggtgggaggatcaggttagcccagaaggttgaggctgcagtgagctgagatcatgctactgcgctccagcctgagcatggagtgagaccctgtctcaaaaaaaaaaaaacaaaaacaaaaacaaaaaaagaaaatcactaatTGGTAGCCTTTTCTCCTCAACTAGATTGGAAGTCATTGAGGGCAGAGGTTGTATTAAGTCTGCCCAGTGTTTAGTACAGTGATGGACTTGCATTGTCTGACATGTAGtagactctcaataaatgttagtgcaaaagtaattgcggtctttgctattacttttaataCATGctgcttgaatgaatgaatgattcataAACAGATCCCTGTTTTGGACCATATCAGTGGAAAGGCTGTTTGTCTTCAGTCAGAGGCTCTGTCCCCTACCCTTCCATTTCAGGTGCTATAGaaatacagtgtgtgtgtgtctgtgtggccAAGTGTCCATGACTGTGAGCTCCTCAGGAAGGTGCCCTGGCAGCTCCTCACCCAGAATCCAACAGTGATGGGACACAGAAGCTGCATTTGACCCTAACCAAGAGGAGGGTACTGACATGT of the Chlorocebus sabaeus isolate Y175 chromosome 3, mChlSab1.0.hap1, whole genome shotgun sequence genome contains:
- the SIAH3 gene encoding seven in absentia homolog 3, with translation MLFFTQCFGAVLDLIHLRFQHYKAKRVFSAAGQLVCVVNPTHNLKYVSSRRAVTQNVPEQGSFHPHHLSHHHCHHRHHHHLRHHAHPHHLHHQEVGLHAAPVTPCLCMCPLFSCQWEGHLEVVVPHLRQIHSVDILQGAEIVFLATDMHLPAPADWIIMHSCLGHHFLLVLRKQERHEGHPQFFATMMLIGTPTQADCFTYRLELNRNHRRLKWEATPRSVLECVDSVITDGDCLVLNTSLAQLFSDNGSLAIGIAITATEVRPSEAEM